A stretch of Desulfotalea psychrophila LSv54 DNA encodes these proteins:
- the folD gene encoding bifunctional methylenetetrahydrofolate dehydrogenase/methenyltetrahydrofolate cyclohydrolase FolD translates to MSAKIISGTEIRKEILGEIKDAVTEMKDKYGTVPGLVTILVGESPASMSYVSLKIKTALSLGFYEVQESLSVETTEAELLALIEKYNNDDSIHGVLVQLPLPKHINEQNIITAIDPDKDVDAFHPVNIGRLMIGGDDVKFLPCTPAGIQEMLVRSGVETAGAEVVVVGRSNIVGKPIAMMMAQKGIGANATVTIVHTGSRDLATHCRRADILIVAAGVPNLVKPEWIKPGATVIDVGVNRVGTNSETGKAILRGDVDFEAVKEIAGKITPVPGGVGPMTIAMLMKNTLASALAHSS, encoded by the coding sequence ATGAGCGCAAAAATTATAAGTGGTACAGAAATACGAAAAGAGATCCTTGGCGAAATAAAAGATGCCGTGACGGAGATGAAGGACAAATACGGTACTGTCCCGGGACTTGTTACCATCCTTGTTGGCGAAAGCCCTGCCTCAATGAGCTATGTTTCCTTGAAGATAAAAACAGCACTGAGTCTTGGCTTTTATGAGGTGCAGGAGAGTTTGTCTGTAGAGACAACAGAGGCAGAGCTTCTGGCCCTTATTGAAAAATATAATAACGATGATTCAATACACGGTGTACTTGTGCAGTTACCACTGCCAAAGCATATTAATGAACAAAATATTATTACCGCAATTGATCCGGATAAAGACGTTGATGCCTTTCATCCTGTAAATATTGGTCGTCTTATGATTGGTGGAGATGATGTGAAGTTCCTGCCATGTACTCCTGCGGGTATTCAAGAGATGCTTGTTCGTTCCGGAGTTGAGACGGCGGGTGCTGAAGTCGTGGTGGTCGGTAGGTCTAACATAGTGGGTAAACCCATTGCTATGATGATGGCTCAAAAGGGCATTGGTGCTAATGCCACCGTGACCATTGTCCATACGGGAAGCCGTGATCTTGCTACTCATTGTCGCAGGGCTGATATTTTGATTGTTGCGGCAGGAGTGCCTAATCTGGTTAAGCCGGAGTGGATAAAACCGGGTGCAACGGTAATTGATGTGGGTGTTAATCGAGTGGGCACCAACAGTGAAACAGGCAAGGCTATTCTCCGGGGTGATGTTGATTTTGAAGCGGTCAAGGAAATTGCCGGCAAAATTACCCCTGTTCCGGGGGGGGTGGGACCTATGACCATTGCTATGCTTATGAAAAACACCCTGGCTTCAGCCTTAGCGCATAGTAGCTAG
- the aat gene encoding leucyl/phenylalanyl-tRNA--protein transferase yields MTVFRLNRDCTFPHPKHAESDGLLAVGGDLSAKRLINGYRDGIFPWYSEGDPILWWYTHPRFVIYPDRFTAGKRLMRYWKKTSYTFTIDQAFSQVIGLCGSSRTGRGEETWILPEMREAYGQLHELGYAHSVECWDVDRLVGGLYGVELGGVFFGESMFSTVSNSSKFCLIYLVEQARKRGVQLIDCQMTTRHLLQFGAVEISGEKFYQHLQLLIADIGPQPAWKI; encoded by the coding sequence ATGACCGTATTTCGATTGAACAGAGACTGTACCTTTCCCCACCCGAAGCATGCAGAGTCAGATGGTTTACTCGCAGTCGGCGGTGATCTCTCCGCCAAACGTCTTATTAACGGCTACCGGGATGGTATCTTTCCCTGGTATTCAGAGGGTGATCCCATATTATGGTGGTATACTCATCCCCGTTTTGTCATATATCCTGACAGGTTTACTGCAGGAAAACGCCTGATGCGATATTGGAAAAAGACCAGCTATACCTTCACTATAGACCAGGCATTTTCGCAAGTTATTGGCCTCTGCGGTTCTTCCCGAACAGGCCGAGGTGAAGAGACATGGATACTACCCGAAATGCGAGAGGCATATGGACAATTACATGAGCTTGGTTATGCCCATTCTGTTGAGTGCTGGGATGTTGACAGGCTGGTAGGGGGGCTTTATGGGGTAGAGTTAGGTGGCGTTTTCTTCGGTGAATCTATGTTCTCAACTGTAAGTAATAGCTCTAAATTTTGTCTTATTTATTTAGTTGAACAGGCCCGGAAAAGGGGCGTTCAACTTATTGATTGTCAAATGACCACCCGGCATCTTCTTCAGTTTGGTGCGGTGGAGATAAGCGGCGAAAAATTTTACCAACATCTGCAACTGCTTATTGCTGATATCGGACCTCAACCTGCGTGGAAAATATGA
- a CDS encoding TSCPD domain-containing protein translates to MSVKIKICPLCKKENRTEENICSVCAQVCLHLERNLELSSRLKQLADQSDGQEEIEEELPDVLDAVRYRTCDRDNNTWYISISELSRQPVEIFASTAFDNDHHLQSKISNLTTITRLISLILRHIFMGERLSLEKTIMQIERSSRQKNDLPEMLSKVLGNYAQKRRQ, encoded by the coding sequence ATGAGTGTAAAAATAAAGATTTGTCCTCTCTGTAAAAAAGAAAACAGGACAGAAGAGAATATTTGTTCTGTATGTGCTCAGGTTTGTCTTCACCTCGAACGCAATCTTGAGCTCAGTTCGCGTCTCAAACAACTTGCTGACCAGTCAGATGGACAGGAAGAGATAGAAGAAGAATTGCCAGATGTCCTTGATGCAGTGCGTTATCGTACCTGTGATAGAGATAATAATACATGGTATATATCTATCAGTGAACTTAGTCGACAACCGGTGGAAATATTTGCCTCAACAGCCTTTGATAATGATCATCACCTGCAATCTAAAATTTCCAATTTGACAACCATAACCAGGCTGATTTCTCTTATTCTTCGTCATATTTTTATGGGAGAGAGGTTAAGTCTTGAAAAAACAATTATGCAAATTGAGAGAAGTTCGCGACAAAAAAATGATCTCCCGGAAATGCTCTCTAAGGTACTTGGTAACTATGCGCAAAAAAGACGGCAGTGA
- a CDS encoding RelA/SpoT family protein, giving the protein MRHILFDLEIYRAQMQRILGVKEENDVFWRALDFAVDAHDDQWRKSGDAYILHPCYVAKILAGEMDITHPEILAAALLHDTIEDVEEVTAEVVGELFGSYVQAIVEGCTKVTHVSDNKQLNSKRTHRKIFSGAALRPEVMLVKLADRLHNLRTLQAMPKRKRQRIADETLDIYAPLATVFGLFCMKREMYNLALLYKFPKQGVKLKGYVRNIGNEPIVTKIAEALRESASELDLDCDVNIRIKDLWAYYDTNSHILLKQIDTPVEILILVDEPSSCYHALGVVNQTFPPIPRTIRDFISNPKPTGYQGLHARTIIEGRKYLVKIRTKEMALQGQRGIFRDWSSKTGKQGKFVQEIQEMFDIIGTDDSFSYRDVIAASGKKEVYTYTPNGDLICLPVNSTVLDFAFRVHTHIGLSCLGALIRSEKVGPAHVLRDGDMVRVIHSDEPIRFEQENLAACKTPRARSELAKGFRARRRKVTTIVGATILRQEMLRYGLPIDLLTSPNIDICLKRFSIDCLDDLHALIGEGRLHLHTIISAIKEDLFDGISPLVDPTGAFNSIEITTLDPVSVKLSSCCKPNPTAKDNFALLTPHGLSVHHKRCKTLEKLNFRRDDAVNITWRTRQTNVRKPQIISIPRASSAEVMSALSNAPIFMKIHEVKLVSVRHEVPEPAWQITFKVENLFELHRVQRYLQKTSLIYQSVFKV; this is encoded by the coding sequence ATGCGACATATTCTTTTTGATCTTGAAATTTATCGTGCCCAGATGCAACGCATCCTAGGTGTCAAAGAGGAAAACGATGTCTTTTGGCGTGCGCTTGATTTTGCCGTGGATGCCCACGACGATCAATGGCGTAAATCAGGAGATGCATACATTCTTCATCCCTGTTATGTCGCAAAGATTCTTGCCGGCGAGATGGACATTACCCATCCGGAAATTTTGGCAGCAGCCCTCTTGCACGATACGATTGAAGATGTTGAAGAGGTAACTGCTGAAGTGGTGGGTGAACTTTTTGGTTCCTATGTTCAGGCAATTGTAGAGGGATGCACCAAGGTCACCCATGTTTCTGACAACAAACAGTTAAATTCAAAAAGAACCCATCGAAAGATTTTTTCAGGCGCAGCCCTGCGTCCAGAAGTTATGCTCGTCAAGCTTGCCGATCGCCTCCATAACCTTCGTACCCTACAGGCGATGCCAAAACGTAAAAGACAGCGCATAGCAGACGAGACCCTTGATATCTATGCTCCCTTGGCGACAGTCTTTGGCCTCTTTTGCATGAAACGAGAGATGTATAACCTTGCCCTCTTATACAAGTTCCCTAAGCAGGGTGTTAAATTAAAGGGCTATGTTAGAAATATTGGTAATGAGCCTATTGTAACAAAAATAGCAGAGGCACTGCGGGAAAGTGCTTCAGAATTAGATCTGGACTGTGACGTCAATATCAGAATTAAGGATCTGTGGGCATACTATGACACCAACAGTCATATCTTGCTCAAGCAGATAGACACACCTGTAGAAATTTTAATACTGGTCGATGAACCAAGTTCATGCTACCACGCCCTGGGCGTTGTCAATCAGACATTCCCTCCTATTCCCCGCACCATTCGTGATTTTATCTCTAACCCTAAGCCAACCGGTTACCAAGGACTTCATGCCAGAACCATCATTGAAGGCCGGAAATATTTGGTAAAAATTCGCACCAAAGAGATGGCCCTACAGGGACAACGTGGTATTTTTCGTGACTGGAGCTCCAAAACTGGCAAGCAGGGTAAGTTTGTCCAAGAAATACAGGAAATGTTTGATATTATTGGTACAGACGACTCTTTCTCCTATCGGGATGTCATTGCCGCAAGCGGTAAAAAAGAAGTCTATACCTATACCCCCAATGGTGACCTTATCTGTCTCCCTGTTAATTCCACGGTGCTGGACTTTGCCTTTCGGGTGCATACCCACATTGGTTTGTCCTGTCTAGGTGCCCTTATTCGTAGCGAGAAGGTTGGCCCAGCTCATGTTTTACGGGATGGGGATATGGTTCGTGTCATTCACTCCGATGAACCTATTCGCTTTGAGCAGGAAAATCTTGCTGCCTGCAAAACACCTCGGGCCCGTTCAGAATTAGCAAAGGGATTTCGAGCTCGACGCCGCAAGGTAACCACCATTGTCGGAGCAACTATATTACGTCAAGAAATGCTCCGCTATGGTTTACCGATCGACCTGCTAACCTCCCCTAATATCGACATTTGCCTCAAAAGGTTCTCAATTGATTGCCTTGATGACCTCCATGCCCTCATTGGCGAAGGCCGCCTGCATCTGCACACCATCATCAGTGCCATTAAAGAGGATCTCTTTGATGGCATTTCACCGCTAGTAGACCCAACCGGTGCCTTTAATTCCATAGAGATCACCACTCTGGATCCTGTCTCAGTCAAGCTCTCTTCCTGCTGTAAGCCAAATCCTACCGCTAAGGATAATTTTGCTCTGCTTACCCCTCATGGACTTTCAGTACATCATAAACGATGCAAAACGTTAGAAAAATTAAATTTTCGCCGTGACGATGCTGTCAATATTACCTGGAGAACTCGTCAGACAAATGTACGTAAACCGCAAATAATATCGATTCCCCGAGCTTCAAGTGCCGAGGTAATGTCAGCATTAAGTAATGCACCAATTTTTATGAAGATTCACGAGGTAAAGTTAGTTTCTGTTCGCCACGAAGTCCCTGAACCGGCCTGGCAAATCACCTTTAAGGTCGAGAACCTCTTTGAACTTCACCGGGTTCAGCGATATCTGCAAAAAACATCTCTGATCTACCAATCTGTCTTCAAGGTATAA
- the rnr gene encoding ribonuclease R, producing the protein MTKKRKQSYKKKSTSFSPKKTQKLNSQEGEILYQIYASQAPLRAKQIFAKCKKYSYEQLQNSLHTLVQKKIIHLVGGKTYVVSNKELFCTAILDANPRGFGFLHNMESNIEAQLPLQDPYVSQYNMSQALHGDKVLAYIFRTTQNGRSEAEIFHVIKRGLNRIAGVIAIDGSKGIVVPEDKRLPFVVQVTIPEDMSVRHGDGVIVTLKQTATPDKVRQGMLLESFGSPDSVKSQIRFVVEKSVLPDKFSGETYAELEQMGGEDHDPKRVDLRDIKFVTIDGDTAKDFDDAVCVEKRGVNFRLYVAIADVSHFVKVGSALDRDAYERGTSVYFPGTVIPMLPEKLSNNLCSLVPDEDRLTLTAILDIDRAGKLQKKSFCRSLIRSQHRFTYTRVQEILDTPGSVSADEKAFLSMLQEAEKLARILKEKRAIRGALGFTMPESIILLDSEGEVENVARSEAHFSQKIIEEFMLSANEAVAEFFTEQGCSALYRIHEKPDVDRVKEFATYAHNLGMQLPPPDNSPAWFGRVIEESKGSEKEFVVNNLLLRSMKQAKYSADNVGHFGLAATDYTHFTSPIRRYPDLMVHRELCRLVGYLPAETKNRSAQQAGDFLSGRERVATKAERELGDRLKCIFMERYIGETFKAIISGVTDTGFFVELKDFPISASAPIEELVEDMYLFDYRGHNLIGQNKGAFFSLGDSVEVTVQRIDRARNRVIVAPVQ; encoded by the coding sequence ATGACCAAGAAAAGAAAGCAGAGCTATAAAAAAAAATCGACCTCTTTTTCGCCTAAAAAAACACAGAAATTAAATAGTCAAGAAGGCGAAATACTTTATCAAATATACGCATCGCAGGCACCTCTCAGGGCAAAGCAGATTTTTGCTAAATGTAAAAAATATAGTTACGAGCAGCTACAAAACTCTCTGCATACTCTTGTTCAGAAAAAGATCATTCATCTTGTTGGCGGTAAGACCTATGTTGTCTCTAATAAGGAACTTTTTTGTACAGCCATCCTCGACGCAAACCCCAGAGGATTTGGCTTTCTGCACAATATGGAAAGTAATATAGAGGCCCAACTGCCGCTTCAGGATCCCTATGTGTCTCAATATAATATGAGCCAGGCCCTGCACGGTGACAAGGTACTGGCCTATATTTTTCGAACAACTCAAAACGGCAGATCAGAGGCAGAAATATTTCATGTTATTAAACGTGGACTGAACAGGATAGCCGGAGTTATTGCCATTGATGGTAGTAAGGGCATTGTTGTTCCCGAGGATAAGCGACTTCCCTTTGTTGTCCAGGTCACCATCCCTGAAGATATGTCTGTTCGGCATGGTGATGGCGTTATTGTTACCCTGAAACAGACGGCTACTCCTGATAAAGTTCGCCAGGGAATGCTCCTTGAAAGTTTTGGCAGTCCCGACTCGGTAAAAAGCCAAATTCGTTTTGTGGTAGAAAAAAGTGTTTTGCCCGATAAGTTCAGTGGGGAGACATATGCAGAACTTGAACAGATGGGAGGCGAAGATCATGATCCCAAGAGAGTTGATCTGCGGGACATTAAGTTTGTTACCATCGATGGAGATACAGCCAAGGACTTTGATGATGCAGTCTGCGTTGAAAAAAGAGGAGTGAACTTTAGGCTTTATGTTGCTATTGCCGATGTATCCCACTTTGTTAAGGTAGGCTCTGCCCTTGATCGGGATGCCTATGAGCGTGGTACTTCTGTCTATTTTCCCGGGACGGTGATTCCCATGCTCCCGGAAAAATTATCTAACAATCTCTGTAGCCTCGTGCCAGATGAGGATCGTCTGACCCTGACGGCCATTCTTGATATTGATAGGGCTGGTAAACTGCAAAAAAAATCTTTCTGTAGGTCACTTATTAGGAGTCAGCACCGTTTTACCTACACTAGGGTGCAAGAGATACTTGATACCCCCGGCTCAGTAAGTGCAGATGAGAAGGCATTTCTCTCCATGTTGCAGGAGGCAGAGAAACTGGCCCGTATTCTCAAGGAGAAAAGAGCTATCCGTGGTGCTCTTGGTTTTACCATGCCTGAGTCAATAATCCTTCTGGATAGTGAGGGGGAGGTAGAAAATGTTGCGCGTAGCGAGGCTCACTTTTCGCAAAAAATTATTGAAGAGTTTATGCTCTCTGCCAATGAGGCGGTTGCCGAATTTTTTACTGAGCAGGGTTGTTCGGCCCTTTATCGAATACACGAAAAGCCGGATGTGGATCGGGTAAAAGAATTTGCTACCTATGCTCATAACCTTGGCATGCAGCTGCCCCCACCGGATAATAGTCCTGCCTGGTTTGGCCGGGTTATTGAGGAGAGTAAGGGGAGCGAGAAGGAGTTTGTGGTTAATAACCTCCTCCTGCGCAGTATGAAACAGGCAAAGTACTCAGCCGATAACGTGGGCCACTTTGGCCTTGCGGCAACGGATTATACCCACTTTACCTCTCCCATTCGCAGGTATCCTGATCTCATGGTTCACCGTGAACTCTGTCGTCTCGTCGGTTATCTTCCTGCCGAAACCAAAAATCGTTCCGCTCAGCAGGCAGGGGATTTCCTTTCAGGCCGTGAACGGGTTGCCACCAAGGCTGAGAGAGAACTGGGGGACAGGCTGAAATGCATCTTTATGGAAAGATATATTGGTGAGACATTTAAAGCTATTATTTCAGGAGTAACAGATACCGGATTTTTTGTTGAACTTAAGGATTTTCCTATTAGTGCCTCGGCACCTATTGAGGAGCTGGTAGAGGATATGTATCTCTTTGATTATCGGGGTCACAATCTTATTGGTCAAAATAAGGGTGCCTTTTTTAGTCTGGGGGATTCTGTTGAGGTGACTGTTCAGCGTATAGACAGGGCTAGAAATCGTGTAATTGTGGCACCGGTACAGTAG